The Tenebrio molitor chromosome 5, icTenMoli1.1, whole genome shotgun sequence genome has a segment encoding these proteins:
- the LOC138130364 gene encoding odorant receptor 7a-like: MGKNIRTTFTLLEIQIALLSKAVRSIQLGANPTRGREEVCWKKLKEYNLYHQFLLGMHKKLNKVFSEFFICQYFLTIGGTCLPIFVIFNKSSSFAQIAESVLYLNVNVLFIITFIPAGEIEIEADTLTSEIYNIDWYNAKDLKISKFVLFWLTQAQIPVQMSGAGIVKVNRPVMLQIQRIGYSITTVLTGLK; this comes from the exons ATGGGAAAAAATATTCGAACAACGTTCACGCTTTTGGAGATACAGATTGCGCTGTTGTCGAAAGCGGTTCGCTCAATTCAGCTAGGAGCAAATCCTACAAGAGGTCGCGAAGAAGTCTGCTGGAAAAAACTCAAAGAGTATAATCTATACCACCAGTTTTTGTTGGG AATGCACAAGAAGTTGAACAAGGTTTTCTCAGAGTTTTTTATTTGCCAGTATTTTCTTACCATCGGAGGAACGTGCCTACCTATATTTGTCATATTTAATAA ATCGTCAAGTTTTGCCCAAATCGCTGAAAGTGTATTGTACTTAAATGTAAATGTCTTATTTATCATAACATTTATTCCGGCTGGCGAGATTGAAATAGAA GCCGATACTTTAACCTCGGAAATTTACAACATTGATTGGTACAATGCAAAAGACTTAAAAATTAGCAAATTTGTACTATTTTGGCTAACACAAGCTCAAATTCCTGTACAAATGTCGGGCGCTGGAATAGTAAAAGTCAATAGACCGGTCATGCTTCAG ATACAGCGAATCGGATATTCAATTACGACGGTATTAACAGGATTAAAATGA